A stretch of DNA from Pseudonocardia hierapolitana:
CACTTGTCGAGGCTAACTTCTCGACCCTCGCGAGACGAACCCGATGCGTCGAAGGCCTCAGCGACAACCGCGTCCCTGTAACCGACGTCATGGACCACACAGTCCAATCTGCGGCTACCTTGGACTGGACAGTCCAACCGAGCAGGGAGGCAGCGGCCGTGAGCGGACGCTTGAAGGACAGGACGGCGCTGGTCACGGGTGCCACCAGCAACATCGGGGCGGCGATCGCGATCGCGTTCGGCGCGGAAGGCGCCCACGTCGCGGTGTCGGGCCGCAACGCCGCGCGGGGCCAGGAGGTCGTCGACGCGATCCGGAGGACGGGCGGGCGCGCCGACTTCGTCCGGGCCGACCTCGACGGCAGCGCCGCCCGCAGCCGGGCGCTCGCCGACGAGGCGACCCGGGTGCTCGGCGGGCGCATCGACATCCTCGTGAACAACGCCGGGATCTACCCGCCCACCACCACGCAGGCAACGGACGAGCCGACCTTCGACCAGGTGTACGGGGTCAACGTGAAGGCGCCGCGTACTTCCTGACCGCCGCGGTCGCCCCCGCGATGGTCGCGGCAGGCAACGGCGTGATCATCAACCTCGGGTCGTGGATCGCCCGGCTCGGCATCCCGATCTCCGCGCTCTACAGCTCGACCAAGGGCGCGGTCGAGACGCTGACCCGGGCCTGGGCGGCCGAGTTCGGCCCGTCCGGAGTGCGCGTCAACGCGATCTCGCCGGGCGTCATCCGCTCGGCGGGCATCCCGGACGGCGCCGAGACCCCGGGCGAGACCCTGATGCACGGCACCCCGGCGAACGCCGCCGGCACGCCCGACGCGATCGCGAAGGCGGCCGTCTACCTCGCCAGCGACGACGCCTCGTTCGTGCACGGCACGGTCATCGACGTCGACGGCGGTCGGACGAGCGTCGCCGTGGTCGCGGCCTGAGCGGCCGCCCGGCCGTCCGCCTCCGCGCAGCACGGCCTCGAGCTGATCCAGCAGGGCGAGCGCCTCACCGTAGGAGAAGACGAGCAGGTGGGGCGCCGCCACGGCCACGCCGCGAGGGCGGCGAAGGTGGGCTGGGCCCGCAGCGCGGGGCCCCGCCCGATCTTCCGATGATCACCTATGCAACTTAGGGTAGGCAACCAGCGTATCCCCGGAGGTCACCGTGGTCCCGACGCTCCCCGCCGGCATCAGCCGTCGCAGGCTCCTCGCCGGCTCGGCCGCCCTCGGCGCGCTGCTCGGCCTTCCCGCCTGCGGCTCCGACGAGACGTCGGCCCCACGGCCCCCCGACCCGAGCTGGAGATTCATCGACGCGCGCGGGGTGAAGGTGCAGCTTCCCCGACGACCCGAGCGCGTGGTCGCGTACACGGGTGTGGCGGCCGTCCTCTGGGACTACGGCATCCGGCCCGTCGGGATCTTCGGGCCGCAGCGCCGCGAGGACGGCTCCCCGGACTCCACCGTCGGCGACATCGATCTGACCTCGGTCGGCTCCGCAGGTGAGGGCTACGACAACCTCGACTTCGAGGCGCTGGCCGCCCTGCGCCCCGACCTGGTCGTCACGGGCATGACCAGCCGCGACGTCATGTGGGTGATCGGGGCCGACGCGATCGAGCGCGTCACCCGGATCGCGCCGCTGGCGGCTCTCGAAGGCTATGGCGTGCCCGCCGAGCAGATCGTCGCCGGCTACGAGCGGTTCGCCCGGCTGCTCGGCGCCGAGACCGCCACCCCGGAGCTGATGAACGCGCGGGTGCGGCTGAACCAGGCATCCACCGCGGCGCGGGCCGCCGTCGCGGCCAAGCCGAACCTGCGCGTCCTGGTGACCTACGCCGACTCCGAAGGCATCTCGATCGCCCGTCCGAGCCAGTTCCCCGACCTGCTCAGCTTCCGTGCGCTCGGGCTGGACCTGGTCGAGCCCGAGGGGGGCGAGCAGTACTACGAGACGCTGAGCTGGGAGCAGGCCGGGCGGTACCCGGCCGACCTCATCCTCCACGACACCCGCGCGTTCAGCCTCCAGCCCGACCAGCTCACCGCCTACCCCACGTGGGCCGCGCTGCCCGCGGTGCAGGCCGGGCAGGTGGGCAGGTGGAGCGCCGAGGCGCGCCTGAGCGCGCAGGGCTTCGCCGCCGTGCTCGAGGACCTCGCCGCCACCGTGACCGCCGCCCGCGACGACGTCGTCGGATCACCCTGACCGTCCGATCAGCCGGATCAGGACCGGTCGGGCGCGGGCGACCGGGGCGAATCGTGCCGCTGCTCCGGGATGCCGACCTCCTGGAGGACCACGCAACCCTCGTGCGCCTCGGCATCGGCGGCCGACTCGATCCCCAGGTGCGAGAAGCAGGTCGCGAACCCGGTCTGTTCGGAGTCGCCGAACAGCACGGCCGCGGCGGTGGCCCGGCACAGCACCAGCAG
This window harbors:
- a CDS encoding SDR family NAD(P)-dependent oxidoreductase gives rise to the protein MSGRLKDRTALVTGATSNIGAAIAIAFGAEGAHVAVSGRNAARGQEVVDAIRRTGGRADFVRADLDGSAARSRALADEATRVLGGRIDILVNNAGIYPPTTTQATDEPTFDQVYGVNVKAPRTS
- a CDS encoding SDR family NAD(P)-dependent oxidoreductase translates to MVAAGNGVIINLGSWIARLGIPISALYSSTKGAVETLTRAWAAEFGPSGVRVNAISPGVIRSAGIPDGAETPGETLMHGTPANAAGTPDAIAKAAVYLASDDASFVHGTVIDVDGGRTSVAVVAA
- a CDS encoding ABC transporter substrate-binding protein; amino-acid sequence: MVPTLPAGISRRRLLAGSAALGALLGLPACGSDETSAPRPPDPSWRFIDARGVKVQLPRRPERVVAYTGVAAVLWDYGIRPVGIFGPQRREDGSPDSTVGDIDLTSVGSAGEGYDNLDFEALAALRPDLVVTGMTSRDVMWVIGADAIERVTRIAPLAALEGYGVPAEQIVAGYERFARLLGAETATPELMNARVRLNQASTAARAAVAAKPNLRVLVTYADSEGISIARPSQFPDLLSFRALGLDLVEPEGGEQYYETLSWEQAGRYPADLILHDTRAFSLQPDQLTAYPTWAALPAVQAGQVGRWSAEARLSAQGFAAVLEDLAATVTAARDDVVGSP